In Mytilus trossulus isolate FHL-02 chromosome 10, PNRI_Mtr1.1.1.hap1, whole genome shotgun sequence, the DNA window TATTGAACGGATGAGGACATTTGTGGTTTTCAGCCAAGTGTAAATAATCAATAGGACACAACACACAAATTTATTCAggaaacatttatatatttacaaataggTAATTAATTGTATGAACTTAATGCATTCTATTCTTAAGTGTATTTATTTTACTGTTCCATATTGTATATTCTTCATTTTGTTGGTATTGTCCTCATTACtcctgaaaataaatatacaaatatataaagttcACTCGTTTCGTCCATAGATAATTTAAGTTCACCCTTATTGGTGATCACCAACAAATGTGCAATTTAAAATCAGtaataaagtttttttcaaagatttatttgtatcaattGATACCTAACGTTCATACTTGTACATATCAAACCGAATTCATTTACAAACGTATGTTTTACCTTCCAGAGATTGTCGACACCTTCCATGTATTGGTTGACAATGGTAATGATTACTCGTTGTCGTGATCTTTAAATTGTTAGACATCAGAAGTGGCCTTACACGTATCTGTGTTCTATTCGtgattattatatatgtttgataGAGTCTTATGTTGAACGAGAGGTGATATATATGCATACAAAGATACGTTTACCCTTTGGACACACTTAGTAGTTTTGCTCCGCTTGCAGTCAACGCGACttttaaatcattcaaaacaagaaataattacAGGGGACTACCTAGTCTGATTCCTGTTAAGACTTGATTTTCTTTTACTCTGTTATATGGTTTTATCCTTAGAATAGTATAACACATCACAAACTTGCGTGTAGTTGGTAAATGGTAGTCtcataaatttttcatatttttttaataaattctatcaataataattcatgaaaTTAACATATCACAATTACAATGTTTCTGCAATAAGTTATTcgtcaaaatgaaaataaacccatttttttcatatgaatacatattttttttcaaaacgatTTTAAGAGATCAAATTTATGAATTGTGGTAAAGTATTTCTATCATTTCAAACTATACCTGCGCCTATGTAtgaaatataccaaactgactATCACCATCACAGCAGCTGCACACCCAATAGCGATTCCTGCCACCAAACCAATAGAAAGTCCTGTTTTCTCAGCATGTTCTTTAACTAAAATAGCCAAAAGAAAAAGGaatattattatgaaaaaataagtaaatacgCTTCAATAAAATACCAGCTGCAGTTTCTAtgtttttggaataatttgaattgcttttgacaaatcaatatataattCAGCTCAAAATATGTGTCGGAGAAGCTCTGTAAAGTACTTCAATTATACATATCATTCATCCTGATATCgtcaataaagatttgtttgaaGTGATTCTCCTATGTGGTCCATATAGCAGAAGGCTATCTCTGCTTCACTATCGCTTGGCGTCCGCCGGCTTTAAAGTTTCAATTGTTCGTCTCCTTCGAAACTACtgaatatatcaaaaatttcagATAATTAATCCTTTTCTTAGAATGATGTTTGTTTCACCAAATATCACCACCGCGATTTAAAACGGAACATATGGCTTAGTTGTAGGTAATtgttatatatctttaaaaccatAGAAGATACAGAAAAATTTGACTAGCCTTAAATGTTCAGAATGTCAAAAACTtactattatataaaacaaaatttaaatgacatttaataaaaattattaccCTCCATTTTTAAATCAAGCAATATTGTCCATCCTGTTTACACTTGAAAACTATAAACATAGGGGGGGAAATACAATCAAAAACATAATGAGCAAtacaacgtttttttttttttttttttttttttttttttttttttttttttataaaatactagttttctcaattgaccTTTTTTCATAGAAGTTATTTTGAGACTTTTATTGCCAACTATACAGTATGATTTTTTCGCTTTGAAGTGGCCGTATAGCTGGCTAACAAATGACAAGCTAACATGACTTAAAACGTAAGttgacattttttgtcaaaaaaaggACGTTTTGAGGACTCCTTGAGGCATTTAAACAACTCTTTTGCCTGGTATGAATTTTGCAGTGTTTCTTCTTGtatctttaaaacttttgatgAAAGACAGTATTATTAGTTATAAAATGTACCAGGCTTATATTTTGATACGTTAGACATGCGTTTCATCTAAATAAGAcaaatcagtgacgctcagataaaaatagttagaaaagcaaaacaagtatgcagttgaggagcattgaggacacaaaattccaaaaagggtgtgccaaatacgtctaaggtagtctatgcctaggataagaaaataattagtatttcgaataatttttactttatcaaacagttaatttataaaacaaccatataattgatatgcatgtcaacaccgcAGTGCTGACTACAGGGAACAAATAGACAGCAACACTGACCCGCAATCACAGATACCATATATGTAATAGGCTCCCTGAaccttttattgttttttctccGCCTACCATGTCTGCGTCAGTCCCTTTTTTCTCAACCATGTACAATACAATAAAAGCCTAAATAGAGCTGGACATCATAATTACCTTCGCAGAATGCACCTTTCCATTCCGGTTTACATCCCTGTGAACACATACCATTACCTTTACATTCTTCTTTTAAGCACGATTCACTGCACTTCTGATTACATTGTTTCCCATATTAACCTTTAATACACTTAAAACAGTGTCCGTCATTTGGATTACAAGACGTCAACGTGTTATCCTCTGAAGCACATTTACCACACgattcattacaaaattgtCCAAATTGACCAGATGCGCATGTGTCTATACAAGAGCCGGTACACTTTTCACATATATATCCACTCGAAGAActatttgtacatgttgtactacACGTTTGATGGCAATTAAACCCAAATCTTGAAGGCGGACAAATAGAGTTCATGAAATTCATGTTGCATTGTGTGATATTACATGCAGGTGATACATGAAGGCATTGGCCAGTCACGGGATGACATATCAAACAACTATCAACACAGGATTCATTGCAGTAACTTCCGTATTTTCCAGGCGCACAACCAGACATACACACACCTTGACTATTACAATTTTCACCCAAACATTGACTACAAGACTGAGAACATTTTTCAccaaaataaccatcattgcaACCATCTAAAAAGAAATGTATACATAAAgtgattgaaaaataaataagtattatcATTGTCGCATGTAAAACGTTGAACACATTGATAGTATcctgatattgaaaaatatacgattaaatacaattaaaagTGCAATCAAAATTTAGTATTCCAGTctgtgttttatatatattaatttaatggccttaaaacaaggtttaatccaccatttctacatttgaaaatgcctgtaccaagtcaggaatgtgacaggtcttgtccattcgtttttatgtgttttgttatttaattttgcaatgtgGTTATGGACTTTCGATAAGATtgtcctctaagttcagtatttttgtgtttttactttttacagataAATAAGTCATGAAGTAGGCCaaatctataataataaaattaacggtaccaattttcttgcaccagatgcgcatttatacaatacatgtctcttcagtgatgcccgtggccaaaatatttgaaatccaaagcttatataaaaaatgaagagctataatccaaaaggttcaaaaagtatacccaaatccgtgaaaggaatcagagctttgcatgagggagatacattccttaatttattataatttattattttgtaacagcaaattttaataacacaaaaaaatccgtatttttatgccagtaccgaagtactggctactgggctggtgataccctcggggactaatagtccaccagcagaggcatcgacccagtggtagtaataaaattaacggtaccaattttcttgcaccagatgcgcatttcgacaatacaggtctcttcagtgatgctcgtggccaaaatatttgatatccaaagcttatataaaagatgaagataCCGAATAACAAGTAATAAGGCATATTCTAGGATTGATgtaagttttttgtaaaataaaaagctaGATTCTAAATTCCTGACGAATTTTATTAAGATTTGgccttaaaaaagaaaagtgaaCGATAGGTATAAATTTGGCTCTATTTGCTGAACggttttgaaatgtttaattaGCAATCATTCACAAGTTGTAATTGCAATACAATAGATTACAATAACTTTGAGAACTAGCTTTTTGTACTTCTTATTAATCGTGCTAGTTTGGTCAAATGATACTATATTTTACATTTCGTACCTGTTTCTGTTACAGTTTTGTCCAAGTTTAGAGGGATGCCCTCACAAGCATGCTTAACCAAGACAGATTATTTATCTGCTGGTTCAAAGTCTTAACTGAAGAGTTTGTAGGtcagtttttctttttgttcaaATCTAATCCTGTCTGTTCTACCTTATtcgtttttcgtaaattgtgcTTTTATAAAAGAGTTGGTTTTCCTctttcaatgtttcatttttttttgtcggggccgaatgcattttttttaacggttgcctataattgcttacatcaacTTCATTTGAACACTGGTGGGTAGTTAGTTAATTGTTGCAATGGGAATAATACCacatctgtttattttttaatgaagatGGCTAATTGTTTCCAATACAGAAGTGATAATATGCCCTCTAATGTGAGaacctttatgtttttttttaataaacgattgattaattttttttaagatttaatgTGATTCACAAGAACAACGCTTTTGTGATTTCCGTTATATAAGATCGTTCTATTGTAATTATTTTGGATTTGATTCTAAATACATTTATGACATCTTTTagcataaattataaaaagttaaaattgctatctaataataaaaaaatcaaaatgggtAGTTTTTTGACGAATTCATGTGCACtcgtttttttctaaaacaatggGAAACTATGCCAATAATCATCCAGTTGTAATActgttttaatcatttgttagAATTACCAAAAAGTGTATcatcaatatatcaaaatgctttgaaaaaaattaaaatgccgAATAAgttcaattatttatatctggactataatatatttgttaatatatataccTTCACATATGCCTGTTGTCCGATCGCATAGTCCTCTAAGACAGTTGACACAAGAATTATAGCAATAAAAACCATACTTTCCAGGTTTACATGTAATGCAGCTACCAGAAAACTGATCacaagttttgtttaaacaattcCTTGAACAGGTAAAAATACAAATGTCACCATAGAAACCGTCTTTGCATCCATGTATACATGTTCCATTGGTTGGGTCACAGCCATCAATACAGCTAGTTTCACATTTTTGATCGCATATATCGTAACCGTAAGGATGTTTATACCATCCTGGCGTACAACCTTCAAGACAATCTCCTGTACTACCATTACAGTTGTCATTCAAACAATTTTCACAAGGTGCACACAAGTCTTCAAGTGTGGGTTTGTAAAACCCGTATCCACATGTATTGCAATTGGCAAATTCTAAATTACGTTTATCCTTATACTGGGTACACTTCAAACAGTGTGGCGTTATAAGTGAACATCCATATTTGCATGTGGAATAATACCAATCAGGTTCACATCCATATGGACATACACCTGTTGCGGAATCACAAACAGATTCATTTCCGGTACAATAGCTGCTGCATTTATCAACACAATGTTTCCCGTAATATCCCGACTTACATCCGTCTAAACATACTCCAGTGGTACTATCACAGTTTGAATGTCCGCCCTTACAATTGTCACTGCACCTACAACACCCATTATGTTTCTGGTACCATCCAGAAGTTTTGCATTTGACACAGTTATACATTGAATCACGTTTCAAGCATTGGTTTACTTCGCATTTACATTGATTACCGAAAAAACCTGAATTGCATTGTATACATTTGTCACCACTTTTTTCACACTTTATACAGTTAGAATGACAGGAGTTCTCACAATATTGACCATAATATCCTTCTGAGCACACATTACACGTAGTATTATCAATACAGGAATCACAGTCTTCAATACATGAATGATTGCATTGTTTTCCATACCAGCCTTTTGAACAGGTACACGACCCATCAAAGGTTGAACAAGTCGAAAGTCGACAGTTAACTGGACATTGATGTTCACATTTGTCTCCAAACCAACCTTTCGAACAATTTTTTACAGGTATCGTTACTTGAACAAATGTCACAGTGCGCTATACAGTTCAGTTCACAGTAAGAACCACCGAACCCAGGTTTACATTGCCTACAGCTACCGATACGTTGTTGACAACTTAAAAGCGGTTTACACCTTTCACTACAATTCTTTTCGCAATTATGTCCCCAGAACCCGTTTTCGCAGCCATGTATACATTCACCAGTTTGTCGATCACATCTTTTAatcttcttgcaatttgagggaCAATTCTTTTCACAATGATCTCCATAATGAGGTAGCCAGCAAGATACACACAATCCATTTAGATTGCATCGTGAGTGACATCGTCCCGTGCAGGTTTCCGTACAGTTAACACCATAATATGAACTTATACAATTTCTACATTCGCCACTTTCTCTGTGACATCCTGTCATATCACAGTTTTGTGGACAGGTCGAATTACAATCGAATCCATAAAACTCGTACGTGCAACTTCCGGTACAATAGCCAGTCTCGTGATTACATCCATCGAAACAATTCATACAATCTGAAACAATATAGTTTCACCCTTTATCTTaggaaaaatattaaacaaatctgataataatacataaattatacGATTAAATCATCTCCTTTGAAACCATACATTGTTGAGGCTACAGTATATAACATGAAGTAGAAAATTGCACAAATCTGTAACAATTAGTAAATTATGGCATCAATATATCAATGAATGGAAGTAAAATGTGTGACATAcgataaagaaaaagaaacacaaaagacTCTTAAAACAAATTGAAGAATCTGTACAAGTTCGCACTAAGTCGGTTGAAGGACGATTTACACTTCGACATGTAAATGCTTTTGTTGAAGACTTTCATGTTAATCTCTACATGCAATTCGGTTTTGTATCGGGTATTTTTGGATTTTTAGTAACTATTTATTGTATAAGGATAGTCATGTTCTACGATAAAAAGTTTACCTTTAACTGGATCGTGACTAATTTTCAGTATTACTTTTGAAGCTACTTTTTACTTTCTATTTATCTGAATTCTACGGAATCTGAAAAAGTGCAATACACGCATTGCCCCTGCGAATGGtagaaagagggacgaaagataccatagggacagtcaaactcataaatcgaaaataaactgacaacgcaaagGCTAAAAcagaaaaggacaaacagacacatgacaacatagaaaactaaagaataaccaacacgaaccccaccaaaaacaaggggtgatctcaggtttTCCAGAAGGGtatgcagatcctgctccacatgtggcacccgtcgtgttgcttatgcgataacaaatccggtaaatagtctaattcggtaggtcacatttatgaaagggaagggggttgTAGTAGCGACGTAGATGGCATTGTATAGAACAGATACAGAAAACAAACTGGCAATGTATGCTGTTACTGATGTCCCACAAAATTAATAAGAATAATTCATCCCGACTGTTTGCATAAAATTATCCTAACAGAAACATATTTATCACTGTATCCTTATTTCGTTAATAACTATCCTCTGTCGAAATTTCAATATTAGTCGCTTCAATTTAagtgatatatatatgaaaaaaacaatatgaaaaaaaaagtggtGTATAAATGATAATGTATTACTAAAATTCATACCACGAATTACTTTTCACATATATTCACCACTAAACTTCAAACGACTGTGGTGTTTGAAAGGTGTGGTGgttttatgttttgtaattCTAAACTTCAATTATCTCCCATTGACAACCTTAGAACTCAACAAATTGATGTGATAAAATCGagtaaacgttttttttaaatgtgttagattggcaaaagacagtaattgaaaaaaaaacatatgtcaaTATAATTCATATATAGTTGTTACTTGTTTTAGTAAGCAATTTTCTAACCACAcatcatttcaaaaatttatctaatttaatcatagaaacaaAAAGTCGCTTTGAAAGTTACGAAAGAAAATGATAAGTTTTTTAATACGGCTTGAAgcaaaatacaaaaagtaaCATGTGCA includes these proteins:
- the LOC134688118 gene encoding multiple epidermal growth factor-like domains protein 10, encoding MTYDCMNCFDGCNHETGYCTGSCTYEFYGFDCNSTCPQNCDMTGCHRESGECRNCISSYYGVNCTETCTGRCHSRCNLNGLCSDNCKGGHSNCDSTTGVCLDGCKSGYYGKHCVDKCSSYCTGNESVCDSATGVCPYGCEPDWYYSTCKYGCSLITPHCLKCTQYKDKRNLEFANCNTCGYGFYKPTLEDLCAPCENCLNDNCNGSTGDCLEGCTPGWYKHPYGYDICDQKCETSCIDGCDPTNGTCIHGCKDGFYGDICIFTCSRNCLNKTCDQFSGSCITCKPGKYGFYCYNSCVNCLRGLCDRTTGICEDGCNDGYFGEKCSQSCSQCLGENCNSQGVCMSGCAPGKYGSYCNESCVDSCLICHPVTGQCLHVSPACNITQCNMNFMNSICPPSRFGFNCHQTCSTTCTNSSSSGYICEKCTGSCIDTCASGQFGQFCNESCGKCASEDNTLTSCNPNDGHCFKCIKG